Proteins encoded within one genomic window of Mycolicibacterium monacense:
- a CDS encoding NDMA-dependent alcohol dehydrogenase — translation MRTKGALLWELNAPFRVDEIEVGDPVDDEVQIRVHAAGMCHSDYHLTTGATPIGLPALGGHEGAGVVTKVGRNVTGIEEGDHVILAFIPACGQCQPCLKGYRSLCDRGALLLGGKAIADGTSRVHAGSTEVSPMNLLGTFAPYMTVHKDSVVKIDHDVPFETAAIMGCAVPTGFGSATNVAEVQPGETVVIVGVGGIGLSALQGAVIAGARNVVAVDPVEFKRDQATKFGATHVFSSMAEAIGPVLELTHGFMAEKTIIAVGEMRGEYIEEAMTLTAKTGTCVVTGMGSMFDADVKLNLFLFTMLQKTLKGNIFGGGSSHVETPRLVGLYKSGLLKVDEMVTNTYRLEDINQGYQDMLDGKNIRGVITFDESDW, via the coding sequence ATGAGGACCAAGGGTGCCCTGCTCTGGGAACTGAATGCGCCGTTCCGTGTCGACGAGATCGAGGTCGGTGACCCCGTCGATGACGAGGTGCAGATCCGCGTGCACGCCGCCGGCATGTGCCATTCCGACTACCACCTGACCACCGGGGCCACCCCGATCGGACTTCCCGCGCTCGGCGGCCACGAGGGCGCCGGTGTCGTCACCAAGGTCGGCCGCAACGTCACGGGCATCGAGGAGGGCGACCACGTCATCCTCGCGTTCATCCCCGCCTGCGGTCAGTGTCAGCCCTGCCTGAAGGGCTATCGCTCGCTGTGCGACCGCGGTGCGCTGCTGCTCGGCGGCAAGGCCATCGCCGACGGCACGTCACGGGTGCACGCCGGTAGCACCGAGGTGTCCCCGATGAATCTGCTCGGCACCTTCGCGCCCTACATGACCGTCCACAAGGACTCCGTCGTCAAGATCGACCACGACGTCCCGTTCGAGACCGCCGCGATCATGGGCTGCGCGGTCCCGACCGGGTTCGGCTCGGCCACCAACGTCGCCGAGGTGCAACCGGGCGAGACGGTGGTGATCGTCGGGGTCGGCGGCATCGGGCTGTCCGCGCTGCAGGGCGCGGTGATCGCGGGAGCCCGCAACGTCGTCGCCGTCGATCCGGTCGAGTTCAAACGTGACCAGGCGACCAAGTTCGGCGCCACCCACGTCTTCTCGTCGATGGCCGAGGCGATCGGCCCCGTCCTCGAACTGACCCACGGTTTCATGGCCGAGAAGACGATCATCGCCGTCGGCGAGATGCGCGGTGAGTACATCGAGGAGGCGATGACGCTGACGGCCAAGACCGGCACCTGCGTCGTCACCGGTATGGGGTCGATGTTCGACGCCGACGTCAAGCTCAACCTGTTCCTGTTCACGATGTTGCAGAAGACCTTGAAGGGCAACATCTTCGGCGGCGGCAGCAGCCACGTCGAGACACCCCGGCTGGTCGGACTCTACAAATCCGGGTTGCTCAAAGTCGACGAGATGGTCACCAACACCTACCGCCTCGAGGACATCAACCAGGGTTATCAGGACATGTTGGACGGCAAGAACATTCGCGGCGTCATCACCTTCGACGAATCAGACTGGTGA
- a CDS encoding MarR family winged helix-turn-helix transcriptional regulator — MYSVWLSDEEQQVWRGYLAMVAELQAAMNRQLQHDCGLSLADYEVLVALSEHGGRRMYELGETLAWEQSRLSHQLRRMRERGLVSRRGATDDRRGATVALTDAGRAALRTAAPGHAALVRRVLFDGMPTARRKAFSDVIDTVRERLRDSPV; from the coding sequence ATGTATTCCGTGTGGTTGTCCGACGAGGAGCAGCAGGTGTGGCGGGGCTATCTCGCGATGGTGGCCGAACTGCAGGCCGCGATGAATCGGCAGCTCCAACACGACTGCGGGCTCTCGCTCGCCGATTACGAGGTGCTGGTGGCGCTCTCCGAGCACGGTGGGCGGCGCATGTACGAACTCGGCGAGACGCTGGCGTGGGAGCAGAGCCGGCTGTCCCACCAACTGCGGCGGATGCGTGAGCGGGGCCTGGTGTCGAGGCGGGGCGCCACAGACGACCGGCGCGGCGCCACCGTCGCACTCACCGACGCCGGACGCGCGGCACTGCGCACGGCGGCGCCCGGACATGCGGCGCTGGTGCGGCGGGTGCTCTTCGACGGGATGCCGACGGCCCGGCGCAAGGCGTTCAGCGACGTGATCGACACCGTGCGCGAACGCCTCCGCGACTCACCAGTCTGA
- a CDS encoding pirin family protein, with protein MTTAERIDVRRAGERPRTQISWLDSKHSFSFADHYDPANTHHGLLLVNNDDTVTPGSGFETHPHRDMEIVTWVLRGSLVHQDSTGNSGVIYPGLAQRMSAGRGILHSEKNDSWTLTGEASHREPVHFVQMWVVPDESGIAPGYQQLEIDDEQLRGKFVTIASGMPEHRDDTAITIRNRYAALHGARLEPGDNVELPQAPYLHLFVPRGEVTLEGAGALTEGDAVRFTASGGQRVTAVEPAEILVWEMHANLSAV; from the coding sequence ATGACGACTGCTGAACGCATCGACGTCCGGCGCGCCGGCGAGCGCCCCAGGACGCAGATCTCCTGGCTGGACTCCAAACACTCGTTCTCGTTCGCCGACCACTACGACCCCGCCAACACCCACCACGGCCTGCTGCTGGTCAACAACGACGACACCGTCACCCCCGGTAGCGGCTTTGAGACCCACCCCCACCGCGACATGGAGATCGTCACATGGGTGTTGCGCGGATCGCTCGTCCACCAGGACTCGACGGGCAATTCGGGTGTGATCTATCCCGGTCTGGCGCAACGGATGTCGGCCGGCAGGGGCATTCTGCACTCGGAGAAGAACGACTCCTGGACCCTGACCGGCGAGGCTAGCCACCGCGAGCCCGTCCACTTCGTGCAGATGTGGGTGGTACCCGACGAATCCGGTATCGCCCCGGGCTATCAGCAACTCGAGATCGACGACGAGCAGTTGCGCGGGAAGTTCGTGACGATCGCCTCGGGCATGCCCGAGCACCGCGACGACACCGCGATCACGATCCGCAATCGGTACGCGGCGCTGCACGGCGCCCGGCTCGAACCCGGCGACAACGTCGAACTGCCCCAGGCGCCGTATCTGCACCTGTTCGTCCCGCGCGGTGAGGTGACGCTCGAGGGTGCCGGTGCGCTGACAGAAGGCGATGCGGTGCGCTTCACGGCGTCCGGCGGCCAGCGCGTGACGGCCGTCGAACCGGCCGAGATCCTGGTCTGGGAAATGCATGCGAATCTGTCTGCCGTATAA
- a CDS encoding PQQ-dependent sugar dehydrogenase, with protein MRICLPYKAFGVLAVAALAGCSTSAPDETAPSPSTSTSAPAPASADRTVTVEVPAGMDAAPFDEARRVSIPAGWTMAVWARVPKARFARWAPDGALLVSVPSTGEILKLDGSRSTPLLEGLTQPHGMAFAGSTLYVAESDEISAYDYVDGRAGNRRTVAAGLPDAESPDLRGAYAHALKSVAVGPDGAVYFSIGSTGNISAEDRDATPPRATIMRVPPGGGPAEPFATGVRNGTGLAVAPDGSVWTAVNGRDNVADPATGEVDPAYVNDHPPEQLAKLTPGRELGWPYCNIDGGPADVPFIRDVQTNADGDKLDCAALPPVEQSFGAHSAPLGLSFVDGELPEPYARGALVGIHGSWNRRPPRAPEVSFYPWSDGGLGDQQTLVGGFQDEDGSRWGRPVDAVAGPDGAVYITDDDAGAVYRLAPPGR; from the coding sequence ATGCGAATCTGTCTGCCGTATAAGGCATTCGGCGTTCTCGCCGTTGCGGCGCTGGCCGGGTGCTCGACGAGTGCACCCGACGAGACCGCGCCGTCGCCGTCCACCTCGACGTCGGCACCTGCGCCGGCTTCGGCAGATCGGACGGTGACCGTCGAGGTGCCCGCGGGGATGGATGCCGCACCCTTCGACGAAGCCCGCCGGGTGTCGATTCCCGCGGGCTGGACGATGGCGGTATGGGCGCGGGTTCCGAAGGCGCGGTTCGCCCGGTGGGCGCCCGACGGTGCGTTGCTGGTCTCCGTGCCCAGCACGGGAGAGATCCTGAAACTCGACGGATCACGGTCCACACCGCTGCTCGAGGGACTCACCCAGCCGCACGGGATGGCGTTCGCCGGGTCGACGCTCTACGTCGCCGAGAGTGACGAGATATCTGCCTACGACTACGTCGACGGCAGGGCGGGCAACCGACGCACCGTGGCCGCCGGCCTACCCGACGCCGAGAGTCCGGACCTGCGGGGCGCCTACGCGCATGCGCTCAAGAGCGTCGCGGTCGGACCCGATGGGGCCGTGTACTTCTCGATCGGGTCGACGGGCAACATCTCGGCCGAGGACCGCGACGCCACCCCACCGCGCGCCACCATCATGCGGGTGCCCCCGGGCGGCGGTCCGGCCGAACCGTTCGCCACCGGCGTCCGCAACGGCACCGGGCTGGCGGTCGCGCCGGACGGTTCGGTGTGGACGGCGGTCAACGGCCGCGACAACGTCGCCGACCCCGCGACCGGTGAGGTCGACCCGGCCTACGTCAACGACCACCCGCCCGAACAACTCGCCAAGCTCACACCCGGGCGCGAACTGGGGTGGCCGTACTGCAACATCGACGGTGGACCGGCCGACGTGCCCTTCATCCGCGACGTGCAGACCAACGCCGACGGCGACAAGCTCGACTGCGCCGCGCTACCACCGGTCGAGCAGAGCTTCGGCGCCCACTCCGCTCCGCTGGGCCTGAGCTTCGTCGACGGGGAACTGCCCGAACCGTATGCGCGGGGAGCGCTGGTCGGCATCCACGGGTCGTGGAACCGGCGGCCGCCGCGCGCCCCCGAAGTGTCGTTCTACCCGTGGAGCGACGGCGGTCTCGGCGATCAGCAGACGTTGGTCGGCGGGTTCCAGGACGAGGACGGGTCCCGGTGGGGCCGGCCGGTCGACGCGGTGGCGGGGCCCGACGGCGCCGTCTACATCACCGATGACGACGCCGGCGCCGTCTACCGCCTCGCCCCGCCCGGCCGCTGA
- a CDS encoding GlsB/YeaQ/YmgE family stress response membrane protein → MIGTILGALVVGLIVGALARLIMPGKQNIGVIMTIVLGALGSFLGSWLTYQLGYSNSNGGFEIIPFLVGIIVAIVLIAIYVGVTGKRGSRPGSTVR, encoded by the coding sequence ATGATCGGAACCATCCTCGGCGCATTGGTCGTCGGCCTGATCGTCGGTGCGCTGGCGCGGCTGATCATGCCGGGCAAACAGAATATCGGCGTCATCATGACCATCGTGCTCGGCGCGCTCGGGTCATTCCTCGGCAGCTGGCTGACCTATCAGCTGGGCTACAGCAACTCCAACGGCGGTTTCGAGATCATCCCGTTCCTCGTCGGGATCATCGTCGCGATCGTGCTCATCGCGATCTACGTCGGTGTCACCGGTAAGCGCGGGTCGCGCCCCGGTAGCACCGTCCGCTAG
- a CDS encoding phosphodiester glycosidase family protein codes for MPISANVLRRFTAGVAVFALCAALGTMGEPHARASDPKSLLLGAIANTKGSYLVYNFGGEFAAPFRAADGREYTLNNGGHLMTIKNASSRLNPRLLVDTHQGYQARCERDPRARTGEGLWQASETFTPHQAWQALGQPTIAVNANFFDVRGQKGGSWRETGCSSPLGAYVDNTRGQGRANAPITGTVAYAGKQGLSGGDETWSALATMILPVGAAPYVVMPKGKQDFDAASPEIQKLMDRNVRFVAVAGLGLLAPGETGQLNDPGPSAARTAVAYSSASDQLYVFQGGNYTPDNMQDLFRGLGAEHALLLDGGGSSAIVLRRDTGGMWSGAGSPRGSCDTRQVLCDSRERALPSWLAFN; via the coding sequence GTGCCCATCTCAGCAAACGTTCTGCGGCGATTCACGGCGGGTGTTGCCGTGTTCGCGCTCTGCGCGGCGCTGGGCACGATGGGCGAACCGCACGCGCGGGCCAGCGACCCCAAATCGCTGCTCCTCGGCGCCATCGCCAACACCAAGGGCTCCTACCTCGTCTACAACTTCGGCGGTGAATTCGCCGCCCCCTTCCGCGCCGCCGACGGGCGCGAGTACACGCTGAACAACGGCGGCCACCTGATGACGATCAAGAACGCGTCGTCCCGGCTCAACCCGAGGTTGCTGGTGGACACCCACCAGGGCTATCAGGCGCGCTGCGAACGCGACCCCCGCGCACGCACCGGCGAAGGGCTCTGGCAGGCGTCGGAGACCTTCACCCCGCATCAGGCGTGGCAGGCGCTCGGGCAGCCGACCATCGCCGTGAACGCCAACTTCTTCGACGTCCGCGGGCAGAAGGGCGGGTCCTGGCGCGAGACCGGGTGCAGCTCGCCGCTGGGCGCCTACGTCGACAACACCCGCGGCCAGGGCCGCGCCAACGCCCCCATCACCGGGACCGTCGCCTACGCCGGTAAGCAGGGGCTCTCCGGCGGAGACGAGACCTGGTCAGCGCTGGCGACGATGATCCTGCCGGTCGGCGCGGCCCCCTACGTCGTGATGCCCAAGGGAAAACAGGATTTCGACGCCGCATCGCCGGAGATCCAGAAGCTGATGGACCGCAACGTTCGATTCGTCGCCGTCGCCGGGCTCGGCCTGTTGGCCCCCGGCGAAACCGGTCAGCTCAACGATCCCGGCCCGAGCGCGGCGCGCACCGCGGTCGCCTACAGCAGCGCCAGCGATCAGCTCTACGTCTTCCAGGGCGGTAACTACACGCCCGACAACATGCAGGATCTGTTCCGCGGGCTGGGCGCCGAACACGCGCTGCTGCTCGACGGCGGTGGGTCGTCGGCCATCGTGCTGCGCCGTGACACCGGCGGTATGTGGAGTGGTGCGGGATCACCGCGCGGCAGTTGCGACACCCGACAGGTGTTGTGCGATTCGCGGGAGCGCGCGCTGCCCAGCTGGCTTGCGTTCAACTAG
- a CDS encoding acyltransferase family protein: MTDVTNPPISRVTSRRGVSAGGRSGAPSRTFRTDIEGLRAVAVLAVVLYHAGMPGLGGGFIGVDVFFVVSGFLITGLLWRQVAAGGGVRLGAFYAARARRLLPAAALVLVATAVGAVLLLPPLQARAVLGDAIAGALYVGNYRFAIQGTDYLAATEPSPLQHYWSLGVEEQFYLVWPLLIVGTAWLIARRFGPGAARSVLPFAAVLSAAAAASYAVSLAWTGDWPAWAFFSLPTRAWELAAGGLVALSVGWWRRLPPVAAAAVGWTGLVLIVAACTRVTATTPFPGTAALLPVAGTALVIVAGCATPNLGVGRLLSKPLPRAIGRVSYSWYLWHWPVLILAPAMFGTDLGLASRLAMIVISLGLAILTLHLVENPARFAAALRGSAVRSLAVGGVATAAAVCAAIVLLVIRPVPTGDGPAATPVALTAPAPRATAGPAPEVAPSAPTPRQQVQAAVAASAEMRSVPADLAPSLGNVTKPEVFVNGCVLSWRDVDQPECVSGDAESAVRVALVGDSHAAMWQPALETVAEQNHWRLETMSKVTCPLMDLPITSPYLGRTFSECEQWRGDVLARLESERPQLIVVDMSRRYGADFGFVSYDPAWVEGLGRLVSRLRATGAAVLVLGPAPDPLSTVPSCVSDHMDDVVACSPGRAAALNAGGIAAEANAAQAAGGSYADLGDLFCTSQRCPVIVGNTLVYRDDNHITGEYAQWLAPVIGEITLGAFAPN; encoded by the coding sequence GTGACTGATGTGACGAACCCCCCGATCTCCCGGGTCACCTCCCGCCGCGGCGTATCCGCAGGCGGCCGCTCGGGTGCGCCGTCTCGGACGTTCCGCACCGACATCGAGGGGTTGCGCGCGGTCGCCGTCCTCGCCGTCGTGCTGTACCACGCCGGCATGCCCGGCCTCGGCGGCGGTTTCATCGGCGTCGACGTCTTCTTCGTCGTCTCCGGTTTCCTCATCACCGGGTTGCTGTGGCGTCAGGTCGCCGCCGGCGGCGGGGTGCGGCTCGGGGCGTTCTACGCCGCTCGCGCCCGCCGGCTGCTGCCCGCCGCGGCGCTCGTGCTGGTGGCCACCGCCGTCGGCGCGGTGCTGCTGCTGCCCCCGTTGCAGGCCCGCGCCGTGCTCGGCGACGCGATCGCGGGCGCCCTCTACGTCGGCAACTACCGCTTCGCGATCCAGGGCACCGACTACCTCGCCGCGACGGAACCCTCGCCGCTGCAACATTATTGGTCTCTCGGGGTCGAGGAGCAGTTCTACCTCGTGTGGCCGCTGCTGATCGTCGGGACCGCCTGGTTGATCGCGCGCCGGTTCGGGCCGGGCGCCGCCCGCTCGGTGCTGCCGTTCGCGGCGGTGCTTTCGGCGGCGGCCGCGGCGTCCTACGCGGTGTCGCTGGCGTGGACCGGCGATTGGCCGGCGTGGGCGTTCTTCTCGCTGCCGACGCGGGCGTGGGAACTCGCGGCGGGCGGCCTGGTCGCGCTGAGCGTCGGATGGTGGCGGCGGCTGCCACCGGTCGCCGCGGCCGCGGTCGGCTGGACCGGCCTCGTGCTGATCGTGGCGGCCTGTACGCGCGTCACCGCCACCACACCGTTTCCCGGTACGGCGGCACTGCTGCCGGTGGCCGGCACCGCGCTGGTCATCGTCGCCGGTTGTGCCACACCGAACCTCGGCGTCGGCCGGCTGCTGTCGAAACCCCTGCCGCGGGCGATCGGCCGGGTCTCCTACTCCTGGTATCTGTGGCACTGGCCGGTGCTGATCCTCGCGCCGGCCATGTTCGGCACCGACCTCGGGCTCGCGAGTCGGCTCGCCATGATCGTCATCTCCCTCGGGCTGGCGATCCTGACGCTGCATCTGGTGGAGAATCCGGCCCGGTTCGCCGCCGCGCTGCGCGGATCGGCGGTGCGCAGCCTCGCCGTGGGCGGCGTCGCCACGGCCGCCGCGGTGTGCGCGGCGATCGTGCTGCTCGTCATCCGGCCGGTACCCACGGGTGACGGACCCGCCGCGACCCCGGTGGCGCTCACCGCGCCCGCGCCCCGGGCCACCGCCGGCCCCGCTCCCGAGGTCGCCCCGTCCGCACCCACCCCACGACAGCAGGTGCAGGCCGCGGTCGCCGCGTCCGCCGAGATGCGCAGTGTGCCCGCCGATCTGGCGCCGTCTCTGGGTAACGTCACGAAACCCGAGGTGTTCGTCAACGGCTGCGTGCTGTCGTGGCGCGATGTCGATCAACCCGAATGCGTATCGGGTGACGCGGAGTCGGCGGTGCGCGTCGCGCTGGTCGGGGACTCGCACGCCGCGATGTGGCAGCCGGCCCTGGAAACCGTTGCCGAGCAGAATCATTGGCGGCTCGAGACGATGAGCAAGGTGACCTGTCCGCTGATGGACCTTCCGATCACCAGTCCCTATCTGGGCCGGACGTTCAGTGAGTGCGAACAATGGCGTGGCGATGTGCTGGCCCGGCTGGAATCCGAACGGCCGCAACTGATCGTCGTCGACATGTCCCGACGCTACGGCGCCGACTTCGGTTTCGTCTCATACGATCCGGCCTGGGTGGAGGGGCTCGGCCGCCTGGTGTCGCGGCTGCGCGCGACCGGTGCGGCGGTGCTGGTGCTGGGCCCGGCACCGGATCCGTTGTCGACGGTGCCGTCCTGCGTCTCGGACCACATGGACGACGTGGTGGCCTGTTCGCCCGGACGGGCGGCGGCGCTCAATGCCGGCGGAATCGCCGCCGAGGCCAACGCCGCACAGGCCGCCGGGGGAAGCTACGCCGACCTCGGCGACCTGTTCTGCACATCGCAGCGCTGTCCCGTCATCGTCGGCAACACGCTGGTGTACCGCGACGACAACCACATCACCGGCGAGTACGCGCAGTGGCTGGCGCCGGTGATCGGCGAGATCACCCTCGGCGCCTTCGCCCCGAACTGA
- a CDS encoding fructosamine kinase family protein encodes MTEFVKRNPDAPPGFFACEAAGLRWLAAAGGAACVPVIDCDATSLTLEHLDSAAPSRSAAAAFGARLAVTHDAGASGFGAGPDGWGGPGFFGPLQKPLPMSLTAHPTWGEFYADERLGPMGEHAAPRLTAAGREALAAVRDLCRAGRFDDGDPPARLHGDLWSGNLMWTPDGVVLIDPAAHGGHRETDLAMLALFGCPHFDEVIAGYQSVRPLRGGWRERIALHQLYPLLAHVVLFGGGYIRQTESALRSVLSDFA; translated from the coding sequence GTGACCGAGTTCGTCAAGCGCAACCCGGATGCACCCCCGGGCTTCTTCGCCTGCGAAGCGGCCGGGCTCCGCTGGCTCGCCGCGGCCGGCGGGGCGGCCTGTGTGCCGGTGATCGACTGCGATGCAACGTCGTTGACCCTAGAACACCTGGATTCGGCGGCGCCGTCGCGAAGTGCGGCCGCCGCCTTCGGGGCCCGACTCGCCGTGACGCACGATGCGGGCGCGTCCGGTTTCGGCGCCGGGCCGGACGGCTGGGGCGGACCCGGATTCTTCGGCCCGCTGCAGAAGCCGCTGCCCATGTCGTTGACCGCGCATCCCACCTGGGGGGAGTTCTACGCCGACGAACGCCTCGGACCGATGGGGGAGCACGCCGCCCCGAGGCTCACTGCCGCCGGCCGCGAGGCCCTCGCGGCGGTCCGTGATCTGTGCCGCGCGGGCCGGTTCGACGACGGTGACCCACCGGCGCGGCTGCACGGTGACCTGTGGAGCGGAAACCTGATGTGGACCCCGGACGGAGTGGTGCTGATCGATCCGGCCGCCCACGGCGGACACCGCGAGACCGACCTGGCGATGCTCGCGCTCTTCGGATGCCCGCACTTCGACGAGGTGATCGCGGGATACCAATCGGTGCGGCCGCTGCGGGGCGGGTGGCGCGAGCGGATCGCGTTGCACCAGTTGTATCCGCTGCTCGCTCACGTGGTGCTGTTCGGTGGCGGGTACATCCGCCAGACGGAGTCAGCGCTCCGCAGCGTGCTGAGCGACTTTGCCTAA
- a CDS encoding YoaK family protein yields the protein MAVRSPVSNRLTVTALLLLTFATGLIDAVSVLVLGHVFVANMTGNVIFLGFWFVPHSGVDLTAALVAFVSFLIGAVIGGRLARHLGSRPRHWLSVALGVEVVALMVLAVLAGTGVLDYRDNTKLVLIACLAMVFAIQNATARQFGVQELSTTVLTQTIVGIGFDSRLAGGSGEREKLRNGVVLTMCAGAVVGATLTLVTVAPVIALAGAVVATAAALFRFGPPA from the coding sequence ATGGCCGTTCGTTCACCGGTCTCGAACCGGTTGACCGTCACCGCATTACTGCTGCTGACGTTCGCGACGGGGTTGATCGACGCGGTCAGCGTGCTCGTGCTCGGGCACGTGTTCGTCGCCAACATGACCGGCAACGTGATCTTCCTCGGGTTCTGGTTCGTCCCGCACTCCGGGGTCGATCTGACCGCGGCACTGGTCGCGTTCGTCAGCTTCCTGATCGGTGCCGTCATCGGGGGGCGGTTGGCCCGTCACCTCGGCTCGCGCCCCCGCCACTGGCTCAGCGTTGCCCTGGGCGTCGAGGTGGTGGCGCTCATGGTGCTGGCGGTTCTCGCCGGAACCGGGGTGCTCGATTACCGGGACAATACGAAGCTGGTGCTGATCGCCTGCCTCGCAATGGTGTTCGCGATCCAAAACGCCACCGCCAGGCAGTTCGGCGTCCAGGAGCTGAGCACCACGGTGCTGACCCAGACGATCGTCGGCATCGGTTTCGACAGCAGGCTGGCCGGCGGAAGTGGCGAACGCGAGAAGCTGCGCAACGGGGTGGTGCTGACCATGTGCGCGGGTGCGGTGGTCGGAGCCACCCTGACGCTCGTGACGGTCGCCCCGGTGATCGCGTTGGCCGGCGCCGTGGTGGCCACCGCCGCTGCGCTCTTCCGCTTCGGACCACCCGCGTGA
- a CDS encoding RDD family protein, which produces MTAVVDAPPDAPAAETTPAEPLARWHVRAAALAVDVLPGLAVVATTAPWVLAGPGIGWSWWVLTAVAAVALLAVIVNRVLLPSLIGWTLGRALCGIRVLRRDGGEAALGRLLLRELAHVLDTVALFVGWLWPLWDRRNRTFADLLLRTEARVVARPDRDMRRFTAKVLIGAVVVAVAAVGVTYLAVYRKEQGLDRARAQIAEQGPRIVEQMLSYGAETMDEDLNRAQTLTTEAYRPQLVAQQEAARKGGATTNEYWAVSSAVLSSSMDEAAMLLAMQGQRGTKAEDLKFITATVRVDFDKIGDNWRVDNLTVLKAPLMQGAGQ; this is translated from the coding sequence GTGACGGCCGTCGTCGACGCACCGCCCGACGCGCCGGCCGCCGAGACAACGCCGGCCGAACCGCTGGCCAGATGGCATGTGCGGGCCGCGGCGCTCGCGGTCGACGTGCTACCGGGGCTGGCCGTGGTCGCGACGACCGCGCCGTGGGTCCTGGCCGGACCGGGGATCGGCTGGTCCTGGTGGGTGCTGACGGCGGTGGCGGCCGTCGCCCTGCTCGCGGTGATCGTCAACCGGGTGCTGTTGCCTTCGCTGATCGGCTGGACCCTGGGCCGCGCCCTGTGCGGGATCCGCGTGCTGCGCCGCGACGGCGGCGAGGCGGCACTCGGGCGGCTGCTGCTGCGGGAACTGGCCCACGTGCTCGACACCGTGGCGTTGTTCGTCGGCTGGCTGTGGCCGCTGTGGGACCGCCGCAACCGCACGTTCGCCGACCTGTTGCTGCGCACGGAGGCCCGCGTCGTCGCTCGCCCGGACCGTGATATGCGCCGCTTCACCGCGAAGGTGCTGATCGGTGCGGTGGTGGTGGCCGTTGCGGCGGTGGGCGTGACCTACCTGGCGGTGTACCGCAAGGAGCAGGGACTCGACCGGGCCCGGGCGCAGATCGCCGAACAGGGCCCGCGGATCGTCGAGCAGATGCTGAGCTACGGCGCCGAGACGATGGACGAGGACCTCAACCGCGCACAGACGTTGACCACGGAGGCCTACCGGCCGCAGTTGGTGGCGCAACAGGAGGCCGCCCGCAAGGGCGGTGCGACCACCAACGAGTACTGGGCGGTGAGCAGCGCCGTGCTGTCGTCGTCGATGGACGAGGCGGCGATGCTGCTGGCCATGCAGGGGCAGCGCGGCACCAAGGCCGAGGATCTCAAGTTCATCACCGCCACGGTGCGGGTGGACTTCGACAAGATCGGTGACAACTGGCGAGTGGACAATCTGACGGTGCTCAAGGCGCCGCTGATGCAGGGAGCCGGTCAGTGA